A part of Ziziphus jujuba cultivar Dongzao chromosome 8, ASM3175591v1 genomic DNA contains:
- the LOC125421388 gene encoding uncharacterized protein LOC125421388 isoform X2, translating to MAASMKTTSIMNLKLLIDSRGQRVLFAEAGKDFVDFLFTLMSLPVGTVTNLLSSNAMVGTLGKLYQSIENLDDIYVQPNIDKETLLNPKPPALYGANPIPLLLPNNNIRHEHEGKNMYVCSQINICNTSQFGARVSGHLYVADDSKAMCPQCKNRMSVAVNYVVGGKKIGENELHSISSSSSASCGEGGFVKGVVTYMVMDDLEVSPMSTISSIAILNKFDVKEVGALQEKMVSFGMNECELGLIHRD from the coding sequence ATGGCAGCCTCCATGAAGACCACGTCCATTATGAATTTGAAGCTTCTCATCGATTCAAGAGGCCAAAGGGTCCTATTCGCCGAAGCCGGGAaggattttgttgattttctatTCACCCTTATGTCTTTGCCAGTTGGTACGGTAACAAATCTGCTGTCAAGCAATGCCATGGTTGGTACCCTTGGGAAGCTTTACCAGAGCATTGAGAATCTCGATGACATTTATGTGCAACCAAATATTGACAAAGAAACCTTGTTGAACCCCAAACCACCAGCTCTTTATGGTGCAAATCCAATCCCTCTTTTGTTACCCAACAATAACATTCGTCATGAGCATGAAGGtaaaaatatgtatgtatgttcaCAAATCAACATCTGTAACACATCCCAATTCGGGGCAAGAGTCAGTGGCCATCTGTATGTGGCCGATGATTCCAAGGCCATGTGCCCTCAGTGCAAGAACAGGATGTCCGTAGCAGTGAATTATGTTGTAGGTGGCAAGAAGATAGGAGAGAATGAATTGCActcaatatcatcatcatcatcagcatcATGTGGAGAAGGAGGGTTTGTAAAAGGTGTGGTTACTTATATGGTGATGGATGATTTGGAAGTGTCTCCAATGTCTACCATTTCAAGCATCGCCATCCTTAACAAGTTCGATGTTAAGGAGGTTGGTGCTCTTCAGGAGAAGATGGTTTCCTTTGGCATGAATGAG